From the genome of Candidatus Ruthia magnifica str. Cm (Calyptogena magnifica):
GCCTTGGTTCGTGTTATTAAAGCCTTAGATGGATTAACGGGTGATAATCATGATCAAAATATTGGTATTGACATTGCTAAACGCGCTATGGAGGCACCATTACGCCAAATTGTAACAAATGGTGGTGGTGAGGCTTCTGTTATTCTTAACGAAGTTGCCAAAGGTAAAGATAATTATGGCTACAATGCAGCAACAGAAAAATATGGTGATATGCTTAAGATGGGCATTTTAGATCCAACAAAAGTTGTTCGTGCAGCGTTACAACATGCTGCCAGTATTTCAGGTCTTATGATTACAACTGAGGCGATGATTACTGATACTCCTCAAGATACACCTGCTACTGCTGCAGCACCTGATATGGGTGGCATGGGCGGTATGATGTAACAATTTTTTTATTTAAGTAAATAAAAAGCTCCATAAAATGGAGCTTTTTTTTGGTATGATACTTGTAAAATTATCATATTCAAACATTAAGACCACTGCATTAGCCTAGCATAACCTATGAAGCACATAAAACAAGGACCCCTCTTACCTAAAAGCTCGTCAAATAGTGAGCTATTCGCCTTATTTTTGTATGGGGAATGCACTATTTTTTACACCCTAAGTTGTATTAATTCATTATGAGTAACTACGATTCATCCTCTATTGAGATTTTAACAGGTCTTGAAGCAGTACGTAAACGTCCAGGAATGTACACTGAAACTGAGCGCCCAAACCACCTTGCCCAAGAAGTTATTGACAATAGTGTTGATGAAACAATTGCAGGATATGCTTCTAAAATTAGCGTTATTTTATACAAAGATGGTTCTTTATCCGTTGAAGATAATGGTCGAGGTATGCCTGTGGATATTCACCCTAAAGAAGGAAAATCAGGTGTTGAAGTTATTTTAACCAAACTCCATGCAGGTGGAAAATTTTCAAATGATTCATACCAATTTTCAGGCGGCTTACATGGTGTTGGAATTTCAGTGGTTAATGCCCTATCCACCTTAGTAGAAATCTGGATTAAAAGGGACGCTAAAGAACATTACATCACTTTTTCAAACGGTTTTAAGCAAACAGAACTTGAAATAACTCGCAAAGTTGGAAAACGTAACACAGGTACCACTGTTAAATTCAAACCTGATGCACAGTTTTTTGACACCATTAAATTCTCTGTAACCAAATTACGCCATAATCTACGCTCTAAAGCGGTTTTATGTCCAGGTTTGGAGGTTAATTTTTATAATGAAATAGATGAAGCAACAGATAAATGGATTTACAAAGAAGGCTTAAAAGATTATCTGTCTATATCTTTAGATGTTTTAGATTGCCTACCACCCACACCATTTATTATTGATTATAAAACTGACGAACAGCAACTTAATTGTTCGCTTGCATGGACGCAATACAACACCAATGTTGTGGCTGAAAGTTATGTTAACCTTATTCCAACCATTGGTGGTGGTACACATGTTAATGGGTTAAGATCAGGGCTTAATGAAGCCCTAAAAGAATTTTGCGAATTTAGAAATTTAATCCCCAAAAACATCAAACTCACGCCTGATGATATCTGGCAAAAAATTGCTTATACATTATCTATTAAAATATTAGACCCTCAATTTTCCGGACAAACTAAAGAAAGACTTTCCTCTAGAGAGAGTGCTAGTTTTGTTGCCAATGTCGTTAAAGATGCCTTTAGTCTTTGGCTAAATCAACATACTAGCATTGCAGAGCAAATCGCTCAATTGGCTATTGCCAATGCACAAGCAAGACTTAAAACTAATAAAAAGGTCATTCGCAAGAAAATAATTAGCGGTCCTGCCCTGCCTGGAAAATTATCAGATTGTACTAGTACTGATCTTAATCAAACAGAAGTATTTTTAGTTGAAGGTGACTCTGCAGGCGGTTCTGCCAAACAGGCAAGAGACAAAGAGTATCAGGCTATTTTACCACTACGCGGTAAAATTTTAAACACTTGGGAGGTTGATTCTGAGCAAGTATTGGCCAGTAACGAAATTCATGATATTGCCATTGCTATTGGTCTTGAGCCTAATAGTGAAGATTTATCTGGCTTGAGATATGGAAAAATTTGTATTCTTGCTGATGCCGATTCAGATGGCGCACATATTGCTACGCTCATTTGCACTTTATTCGTAAAACATTTCCAAAAACTTATTCAAAAAGGACATATATTTGTTGCAATGCCACCCTTGTATCGTGTGGATGCAGGAAAATATGTTCATTACGCCCTTGATGACAATGAACGAGATGCTATTATTAAAAAAATAGAAAATAAAAACAAGCATGTTAAAATTCAAGTTCAGCGTTTTAAAGGTTTGGGTGAAATGAATCCATATCAACTAAGAGAAACCACCATGCTACCTGATACTAGGCACTTAATTCAACTCACATTAGATGATCCATTGCAAGTTTTTCAAACTATGGACATGTTGTTAAGTAAAAAACGCGCAGCTGATCGAAAAAAATGGTTAGAAGAAAAAGGTAATTTGGCTAATGTCTAATACTAGACATAAAATCAAGGCCGTTATTCTTTTATCTGGTGGGCTAGATTCTACTACAACTTTAGCTATTGCCAAAACAAAAAACTTTGAATGTTATAGTCTGAGTTTTGATTATGGACAAAAACAAAAGTCAGAGTTAAAATCTGCTGAGAATTTTGCCAAAATTTTTGGCTCTATTAAACATAGAGTTATGAAAATATCTTTATCTAATATTGATTTCTCTGCCTTAACAGATGATAAAATAGACATACCAAAATTTTCTAAAAGCGATGATATTCCGATCACTTACGTACCTGCTCGTAATACTATTTTTTTATCCTATGCACTATCATGGTCAGAAGTATTAGACTGTCAGCATATATTTATTGGTGTTAATACACTGGATTACTCAGGTTATCCTGATTGTAGAGAGATTTATATCAAAGCATTTGAGGTAATGGCTAATCTTGCCACTAAACAAAGTATTGAAGGGAAAAAATTAACCATTCATACGCCGCTAATTCATTTGAATAAAGCACAAATTATCAAAAAAGGACTTTCTCTTGGCATTGACTATTCACTAACAACAACATGCTATCAGGCAGATAAAAGTGGAAAAGCTTGTGGCATTTGTGATGCGTGTGAATATAGAAAATTAGGCTTTATAGAAGCAAAAGTAGCAGACCCAACCCGATATCAAATTTAGCATTATTTACATAAAATACTTTAATAAAAAATTTTAAATTTAATCTTGTATAACCTCTTTTTGACGATAAAATAATAGCTATTAAAATAGTTAAGGAAATAACAAATGAGTATTGAACAAAGAGTAAAAAAAGTTGTAGCTGAACAATTAGACGTAAGCGGCGATATTGATAACAATGCTTCTTTTATTGATGATTTAGGTGCAGATTCTTTGGATACTGTTGAATTAGTTATGTCTCTTGAAGAAGAATTTGACTGTGAAATTCCTGACGATCAAGCTGAAAATATTACCACAGTTCAACAAGCAATTGATTACGTTAACAATAATTTATAGTTTTCGTTTATCAACTTAACGCAATAAAGTTATTTTTCTTAAAATTAAGTGCTTTTTATATTAAGTTTTAAAACATTATGGGTAAAAGAAGAGTTGTTATTACAGGTATGGGTATGGTTTGCCCAGTCGGTTTAAGTGTAGATGAATCTTGGGATAATATTCTTAAGGGTCATTCTGGCATTGCTTCACTTACTAATATCGATACCAAAGGTCAATCGGTTACGTTTGGTGGCTCGGTCAAAGGTTTTGAAATTACCGACTACTTAAAGCCTAAAGATGCCAAAAAAATGGACACTTTTGTCCATTACGGTATGGCCGCTGGCATTCAAGCTATTGAAGACAGTGGTATTGAAGTTACCGAACAAAATGCCCATCGTATCGGTGTTACTATCGGTGCTGGCATTGGTGGTCTTGGTACAATTGAAAAAACTGCAGATTTATTCAGAGAAAAAGGAGCAAAGCGCATTTCACCTTTTTTTGTCACCTCTTCAATTATCAACATGATTTCAGGCAATCTTTCTATAAAATATGGCTTAAAAGGCCCTAATTTTGCTATTGTGAGTGCCTGTAGTACAGGCACTCACAATATTGGCGGCGCTTCTCGTTTGATTGAATATGATGATGCTGATGTAATGATTACTGGTGGTGCTGAAATGTCAACCACCAACTGTGGTTTAGGTGGTTTTGCTGCAGCACATGCATTGTCTACTCGTAATGATGACCCAATAAACGCTTCTCGCCCTTGGGACAAAGACAGAGATGGTTTTGTGCTTGGTGATGGTGCAGGTGTTGTGGTGTTAGAAGAGTTCGAATACGCTAAAGCACGTGGTGCAAAAATTTATGCACAAGTTTCAGGATATGGCATGAGTAGTGATGCTTATCACATAACACTACCTTCAAAAGGCGGAGAAGGTGCGGCCAGATGCATGCAAAATTCACTAAAAAACTCAGGTATTAACACCGATCAAATTGATTATATTAACGCACATGGTACTTCCACGCCATCAGGCGACCAAGCAGAAACAGATGCTACTAAATTGGCCCTTGATAAGCACGCTTATAACATTGTCATGAGTTCAACCAAATCTATGACTGGGCATTTATTAGGTGCTGCTGGTGGCATTGAAGCCATCTTTACTGCACTCGCCATTAAAAATCAAATTGCACCACCAACCATTAACATCATCAATCAAGACCCAAATTGTGATTTAGATTATTGTGCTAATGAAGCACGAGAAATGACAATCAATCATGCCATTTCTAACTCATTTGGATTTGGTGGCACTAATGGCTCAATTGTATTCAGCAAAATTTAACAGCTTCATTCACATTAACGAAGATTAAAAAATTACTTGAAAATGTTGATTATTTTACTGTTGTCAAGTCAACACTTTTGATTTTATCAGCATCAGAAATTAACTCATAGATTGTAATTGTACCATTTTGAATACTATTAAGTGCAACTTCCTTATTCATGACTAAAGACCAGCTTTCATCAGTTGCAATAAACTGTACAGCGCCACCAATCAATGCTAAGATAATAACAATACTGAGAATAAATTTAATCATATTTTTCCTTAATTAAGTATGTGCTAAAAAATACCATTTGCTTGCAATAAAGCATTAATCGAAGGCTCTTTACCTCTAAACTTTATATATTGTTGCATAAAATTCAAACTACCACCTATCTCCAAAATATTATACAAGAAATCTTTAGAGGCGTTAGAGCCAATACCGCCTTCCCCTTGTACATAATAATAAGCATCAGCTGCTAAAACTTCTGCCCATTTATAACTAAAATATCCTGCTGCGTAACTCCCTGAAAAAATATGACCAAAAGTGTTTAAAAATCTATTTTCATCAATGCTATCCATCAGCGCTGTTTCTGATCGAACTTGGGTTAATACTTCATAAGTATCTGAATTTGACATGTGTGTTTTAAGATCCCACAATGAAAACTCACACTGTCGTAACATAGCCAATGCTGAATGGAAATTTTTAGAAGCAATGAGTTTATTAAACAAATCATCGGGCAAAGATTGCCCAGTTTTGTAGTGCTTTGAAATTAAGGCTATGACTTGTTTTTCAAACGCATAAAATTCCATATATTGGCTAGGAAGTTCCACACCATCCCATGGCACACCAGATATACCTGCAGCACAAGGGTATTTAACCTTAGTCAATAGATGGTGTAACGCATGTCCAAATTCATGAAATAGAGTAACAATCTCATCAAATTCAAATAAAGCTGGTTTGTCTTTAGTGTAGGAATTAAGGTTACAAACCACAAAAGCAACAGGTTTATGAGGTTCAATTAAAGGTTGATAATCTGTCATCCATGCGCCAGAACGCTTGTTTCTTCTAGCGTATAAATCAAGATAAATTCTACCAATGAGTCCATTTTTATCACTAACATTTAAAACTTTAACATCAACATGATAGCTATCTTGCTGTATTTTCTCAATTTTAATTTGATATAAATTTTCAATAGTTGAGAATAGTCCGTTTAATACACTACTCTCTGGGAAGTATGGAGTTAGATCAGATTTTTTAAATCCAAATTTTTGCTCTTTAAGTTTTTCACTATAAAACCCAAAATCCCACGGTTTTAAATCAATTCCTGAAAGCTTCTTTAGTTCTTCTAACTCTAATTGCGCCTGAGGCTTTGAACGCTCTACCAAATTATACAAAAACTGAAGCACTTCATCAATTGTACTAACCATTTTAGACATAATAGATAACTGCGCATAATGCTCAAAACCTAAGATATTAGCCATTTCAGCGCGCAATGATAAAATCTCATCCATAAT
Proteins encoded in this window:
- a CDS encoding M3 family metallopeptidase; this translates as MKPNFQPKNIVKTIEKLTRNGLKVVEKASLGTSWNSVVAATDQTALELDKFTSVNSHLNAVMFSDEFNQQYEKTLPIITNFYSNISTNKGLYQAYKTLKKTNLNKQQQHIVKDVIKSFELSGVDLEGNFAHRFKSIKKKLSLLSNEFSRNVLKSTNEWKKIVDKDELKGYSDNELEKIKTDKGYELSLQMPVYMDVMTYLDNRDLREEVYRAYVSRASELGITSTDYNNKPIMDEILSLRAEMANILGFEHYAQLSIMSKMVSTIDEVLQFLYNLVERSKPQAQLELEELKKLSGIDLKPWDFGFYSEKLKEQKFGFKKSDLTPYFPESSVLNGLFSTIENLYQIKIEKIQQDSYHVDVKVLNVSDKNGLIGRIYLDLYARRNKRSGAWMTDYQPLIEPHKPVAFVVCNLNSYTKDKPALFEFDEIVTLFHEFGHALHHLLTKVKYPCAAGISGVPWDGVELPSQYMEFYAFEKQVIALISKHYKTGQSLPDDLFNKLIASKNFHSALAMLRQCEFSLWDLKTHMSNSDTYEVLTQVRSETALMDSIDENRFLNTFGHIFSGSYAAGYFSYKWAEVLAADAYYYVQGEGGIGSNASKDFLYNILEIGGSLNFMQQYIKFRGKEPSINALLQANGIF
- the parE gene encoding DNA topoisomerase IV subunit B, whose product is MSNYDSSSIEILTGLEAVRKRPGMYTETERPNHLAQEVIDNSVDETIAGYASKISVILYKDGSLSVEDNGRGMPVDIHPKEGKSGVEVILTKLHAGGKFSNDSYQFSGGLHGVGISVVNALSTLVEIWIKRDAKEHYITFSNGFKQTELEITRKVGKRNTGTTVKFKPDAQFFDTIKFSVTKLRHNLRSKAVLCPGLEVNFYNEIDEATDKWIYKEGLKDYLSISLDVLDCLPPTPFIIDYKTDEQQLNCSLAWTQYNTNVVAESYVNLIPTIGGGTHVNGLRSGLNEALKEFCEFRNLIPKNIKLTPDDIWQKIAYTLSIKILDPQFSGQTKERLSSRESASFVANVVKDAFSLWLNQHTSIAEQIAQLAIANAQARLKTNKKVIRKKIISGPALPGKLSDCTSTDLNQTEVFLVEGDSAGGSAKQARDKEYQAILPLRGKILNTWEVDSEQVLASNEIHDIAIAIGLEPNSEDLSGLRYGKICILADADSDGAHIATLICTLFVKHFQKLIQKGHIFVAMPPLYRVDAGKYVHYALDDNERDAIIKKIENKNKHVKIQVQRFKGLGEMNPYQLRETTMLPDTRHLIQLTLDDPLQVFQTMDMLLSKKRAADRKKWLEEKGNLANV
- the acpP gene encoding acyl carrier protein, with product MSIEQRVKKVVAEQLDVSGDIDNNASFIDDLGADSLDTVELVMSLEEEFDCEIPDDQAENITTVQQAIDYVNNNL
- the fabF gene encoding beta-ketoacyl-ACP synthase II → MGKRRVVITGMGMVCPVGLSVDESWDNILKGHSGIASLTNIDTKGQSVTFGGSVKGFEITDYLKPKDAKKMDTFVHYGMAAGIQAIEDSGIEVTEQNAHRIGVTIGAGIGGLGTIEKTADLFREKGAKRISPFFVTSSIINMISGNLSIKYGLKGPNFAIVSACSTGTHNIGGASRLIEYDDADVMITGGAEMSTTNCGLGGFAAAHALSTRNDDPINASRPWDKDRDGFVLGDGAGVVVLEEFEYAKARGAKIYAQVSGYGMSSDAYHITLPSKGGEGAARCMQNSLKNSGINTDQIDYINAHGTSTPSGDQAETDATKLALDKHAYNIVMSSTKSMTGHLLGAAGGIEAIFTALAIKNQIAPPTINIINQDPNCDLDYCANEAREMTINHAISNSFGFGGTNGSIVFSKI
- the queC gene encoding 7-cyano-7-deazaguanine synthase QueC, translating into MSNTRHKIKAVILLSGGLDSTTTLAIAKTKNFECYSLSFDYGQKQKSELKSAENFAKIFGSIKHRVMKISLSNIDFSALTDDKIDIPKFSKSDDIPITYVPARNTIFLSYALSWSEVLDCQHIFIGVNTLDYSGYPDCREIYIKAFEVMANLATKQSIEGKKLTIHTPLIHLNKAQIIKKGLSLGIDYSLTTTCYQADKSGKACGICDACEYRKLGFIEAKVADPTRYQI